A stretch of the uncultured Bacteroides sp. genome encodes the following:
- the coaD gene encoding pantetheine-phosphate adenylyltransferase, whose protein sequence is MRRAIFPGTFDPFTIGHYSVVKRALTFMDEIVISIGINENKKTYFPIEKRVEMIQNLYKDEPRIKVLPYNSLTIDFAQFVDAKFIVRGIRTVKDFEYEETIADVNRKLAGIETILLFTEPELTCVSSTIVRELLQYNKDISCFIPEGMVI, encoded by the coding sequence ATGAGAAGAGCCATATTTCCCGGAACATTTGATCCTTTTACTATCGGCCATTATTCAGTGGTAAAGCGTGCTTTAACCTTTATGGATGAAATAGTAATCAGTATAGGTATTAATGAAAACAAGAAAACCTATTTCCCAATAGAAAAACGTGTGGAGATGATCCAAAATCTGTATAAGGATGAACCGAGAATAAAGGTGCTGCCTTATAATTCCCTGACAATTGATTTTGCTCAGTTTGTTGATGCAAAGTTCATTGTCCGTGGTATCCGTACGGTGAAAGATTTTGAATACGAAGAAACCATTGCTGATGTTAATAGAAAATTGGCTGGAATTGAGACAATATTACTATTTACAGAGCCGGAACTGACTTGTGTGAGTTCCACTATTGTGAGAGAACTTTTGCAATATAACAAAGATATCAGTTGCTTTATTCCTGAAGGAATGGTTATCTGA